The Aggregicoccus sp. 17bor-14 genome has a window encoding:
- a CDS encoding alpha-2-macroglobulin: protein MLRRLSPTHRPRALLLRLAVGATLALAACKGEKPSAPPSQPASPGAARPAPGEHPAPAPEDLTPAIREQGPEGGLPTQVVLELPRAIAPANGKVGEGTRLVITPEVRGHLEFRGASTLVFTALQPLAFDTAYSVALSSLQVGDRVVSAPGTDAWHYRFRTPAFAFQRLALQRVDLKGGKVEGELRFTGPVDFAQVRRLGVFEVGGEALTAVTYRDTPGRPSVVTVSLTGARLRAGATLRFRLREGLRPASAAGASPAPAAQDEVALRGGKRLQIYNAYVQEGPMGHYVEVACRNVDDHGNEQGKTEDEGAMRGCSLGEEAAAEAVHFDPQVKFSVAPSRWGFRIFGDFKRGTYALRIDAGATSTAGGVLLATYEESFSISAREPRLSFSTGGRYLPRSAWRNLPLNHLNVDTVELTVRQVPPENLVFWMSNDEQETADERTSNVLTRKTLAVRAPADTQGTTYVDVAGLVPASTRGLVQLTATQLRPNGERGASASSRILLTDLSLVAKRSASGQKGEGDVQVWALGMESTELLSGVEVTLVKKSGQSVARCSTKGAEGCRLQVPAQGVDDSAPFALVARQGEELTYLKYSELKTEVAESDVQGVAWRAESPYRAALYSDRGVYRPGDTAHVVALLRGADDRAPPAGLPVDLRIVDPREREVKKSVLATNAAGLVSLDLRFEPYQDTGRYSAVLRVADRVVAKYPLNVEEFVPERMKVSATVSGAGYGPQDEIPVSVSASYLFGGSAEGSPVQLTCRLEPSVFKPAQNAQYSYGVWRPSGADEKASVLGQLQGTLDAKGEATLSCPAQRAAGGFKGPARLVAQASVFESGSGRSTLGEARVPVHPERYYVGLLSGVQKVEGGKPFEVKGLVVDWNGQPVTDAKGVKPLEVEYLRLEAEYGYTFDEEAGEERYQRFLRPVREGRAQVQLENGRFRLQVTPAMDAAGYLVRVTSGAAQTDLQLEGSGGYYWWEGENARVDQTPRPMKPTSLGLEVPALARVGEPLQLRFKAPYRGRVLLTAETDHLLASEWRQVEPGEVTWTFTPQAFAPNVYVSAFLVKDPHLESKEAFLPDRAFGVSSVPVEPTAFTQRVKLQVPAEVRSGQELEVGLELGPQEGPTVATVAVVDEGILSLTRFQSPDPLKALFAKRALAVETYETLGWTLLLPPQGASRSTGGDEGGEGAGGRVQPVKPVSLWSGVVEVPASGKAQVRFKLPQYRGQLRVMAVTAGPQRVGRASAAVRVSDPLVLQATLPRFLSQGDQVQVPVFVTNLSGKAQDVTVRISAESLDTPGLQPLGTRESPLQLVGKSEGRVRLENGKAATLVFQARAAQAMGAAKLRVTASGGGFTSQEELDVPFLPAGPRERRVQRIELAEGTLELAPSLQGWLPTSERSTLWVTTHPYAESLQHLSYLVHYPYGCIEQTTSSTRPLLYVSGLLDSIDPTLTAGRTLEEMVQAGLARILSMQTPSGGFGYWPGDSEPVAWGSAYATHLLLDAKEAGYAVPQERLDEALAYLGRELTRAESRRGALLDGHYAQDAEPYLHYVLSMAGKGRKARIQKLVEAYAQKPAAHPGEEGERQEQLYMLQAALYRAGDRRYESALRHPDASRVTDVRSNGWSFYSDRRRRGFMLSTFHDLFGNDPGGEPLARSVAEGLQGQRSGGYTTQELVWGVTGLGKWVQKGATHFTPPVLSAGGKALAPQENKRARSSDRTWSLARASERPELKLQVKEKGEGALYLVVASDGVRADGQYRYGGEGLSVRRTYRTLKGDVVQPTSGGVALADLLYVEVELENRSGERIQNIALVDRLPAGWELENARLGRGGGVEWAQPEQQWKVDALNLRDDRVEVFGALEAREKRKVIYAVRAVTAGHFTLPPVEAEAMYDPRIWARAPGGEVEVTGPWKDFLL, encoded by the coding sequence ATGCTCCGCCGCCTCTCCCCGACCCACCGCCCGCGGGCGCTGCTGCTGCGGCTCGCCGTCGGCGCCACGCTCGCCCTCGCCGCCTGCAAGGGCGAGAAGCCCTCCGCGCCGCCCTCCCAGCCCGCCTCGCCCGGGGCCGCGCGCCCGGCGCCCGGCGAGCACCCCGCGCCCGCGCCCGAGGACCTCACGCCCGCCATCCGCGAGCAGGGCCCGGAGGGAGGCCTGCCCACGCAGGTGGTGCTCGAGCTGCCGCGCGCCATCGCGCCCGCGAACGGCAAGGTGGGCGAGGGCACGCGCCTCGTCATCACGCCGGAGGTGAGGGGCCACCTCGAGTTCCGCGGCGCCTCCACGCTGGTGTTCACGGCGTTGCAGCCCCTCGCCTTCGACACCGCGTACAGCGTGGCGCTCTCGTCGCTGCAGGTGGGCGACCGCGTGGTCTCCGCCCCGGGCACGGACGCGTGGCACTACCGCTTCCGCACGCCTGCCTTCGCCTTCCAGCGCCTCGCCCTGCAGCGGGTGGACCTGAAGGGGGGCAAGGTGGAGGGGGAGCTGCGCTTCACCGGTCCCGTGGACTTCGCCCAGGTGCGCCGGCTCGGCGTCTTCGAGGTGGGGGGCGAGGCGCTCACGGCCGTCACCTACCGGGACACCCCGGGCCGTCCCTCCGTGGTGACGGTGAGCCTCACGGGCGCTCGTCTGCGCGCGGGGGCCACGCTGCGCTTCCGCCTGCGCGAGGGGCTGCGTCCCGCGAGCGCCGCCGGCGCGAGCCCGGCTCCCGCCGCACAGGACGAGGTGGCGCTGCGCGGAGGCAAGCGCCTGCAGATCTACAACGCCTACGTGCAGGAGGGACCCATGGGCCACTACGTGGAGGTGGCCTGCCGCAACGTCGACGACCACGGCAACGAGCAGGGCAAGACCGAGGACGAGGGGGCGATGCGCGGCTGCAGCCTGGGTGAGGAGGCCGCGGCGGAGGCCGTCCACTTCGATCCCCAGGTGAAGTTCTCCGTCGCGCCCAGCCGCTGGGGCTTCCGCATCTTCGGCGACTTCAAGCGCGGCACCTACGCGCTGCGCATCGACGCAGGCGCCACCTCCACGGCGGGCGGCGTGCTGCTCGCCACCTACGAGGAGTCCTTCTCCATCTCCGCGCGCGAGCCGCGCCTCTCCTTCTCCACCGGCGGCCGCTACCTGCCGCGCAGCGCGTGGCGCAACCTGCCCCTCAACCACCTCAACGTGGACACGGTGGAGCTCACCGTGCGCCAGGTGCCGCCGGAGAACCTCGTCTTCTGGATGAGCAACGACGAGCAGGAGACGGCCGACGAGCGCACGAGCAACGTGCTCACCCGCAAGACGCTCGCCGTGCGCGCGCCGGCGGACACGCAGGGCACCACCTACGTGGACGTGGCGGGCCTGGTACCCGCGAGCACCCGCGGCCTGGTGCAGCTCACCGCCACCCAGCTGCGCCCCAACGGGGAGCGGGGCGCCAGCGCCTCCAGCCGCATCCTGCTCACCGACCTGAGCCTCGTCGCCAAGCGCAGCGCGAGCGGGCAGAAGGGCGAAGGAGACGTGCAGGTGTGGGCGCTCGGCATGGAGAGCACCGAGCTGCTCTCCGGGGTGGAGGTGACGCTGGTGAAGAAGAGCGGGCAGAGCGTCGCGCGCTGCTCCACGAAGGGCGCGGAGGGCTGCCGGCTGCAGGTCCCCGCGCAGGGCGTGGACGACAGCGCGCCGTTCGCGCTCGTCGCGCGCCAGGGCGAGGAGCTCACCTACCTCAAGTACAGCGAGCTGAAGACGGAGGTGGCCGAGTCGGACGTGCAGGGCGTGGCCTGGCGCGCGGAGAGCCCCTACCGCGCCGCGCTCTACTCCGACCGCGGCGTGTACCGCCCCGGCGACACTGCGCACGTGGTGGCGCTCTTGCGCGGCGCGGACGACCGGGCGCCGCCCGCGGGCCTGCCGGTGGACCTGCGCATCGTGGATCCGCGCGAGCGCGAGGTGAAGAAGAGCGTGCTCGCGACGAACGCCGCGGGCCTGGTGTCGCTGGACCTGCGCTTCGAGCCCTACCAGGACACCGGGCGCTACAGCGCGGTGCTGCGCGTGGCGGACCGCGTGGTGGCGAAGTACCCGCTCAACGTGGAGGAGTTCGTCCCCGAGCGCATGAAGGTGAGCGCCACGGTGAGCGGCGCAGGCTACGGGCCGCAGGACGAGATTCCCGTGAGCGTGAGCGCGAGCTACCTCTTCGGCGGCAGCGCCGAGGGCAGCCCCGTGCAGCTCACCTGCCGGCTCGAGCCCTCGGTGTTCAAGCCCGCGCAGAACGCGCAGTACAGCTACGGGGTGTGGCGCCCCAGCGGCGCGGACGAGAAGGCGAGCGTGCTGGGTCAGCTGCAGGGCACCCTGGACGCGAAGGGGGAGGCGACCCTGAGCTGCCCTGCGCAGCGCGCGGCCGGCGGCTTCAAGGGCCCCGCGCGCCTCGTCGCCCAGGCCAGCGTCTTCGAGTCCGGCAGCGGCCGCTCCACCCTCGGCGAGGCGCGCGTGCCGGTGCACCCGGAGCGCTACTACGTCGGCCTGCTCTCGGGCGTGCAGAAGGTGGAGGGCGGCAAGCCCTTCGAGGTGAAGGGCCTCGTCGTGGACTGGAACGGCCAGCCCGTCACGGACGCGAAGGGCGTGAAGCCGCTGGAGGTGGAGTACCTGCGCCTCGAGGCCGAGTACGGCTACACCTTCGACGAGGAGGCCGGCGAGGAGCGCTACCAGCGCTTCCTGCGCCCGGTGCGCGAGGGGCGCGCGCAGGTGCAGCTGGAGAACGGCCGCTTCCGCCTGCAGGTGACGCCCGCGATGGATGCCGCGGGCTACCTCGTGCGGGTGACGAGCGGCGCCGCGCAGACCGACCTGCAGCTGGAGGGCAGCGGCGGCTACTACTGGTGGGAGGGGGAGAACGCGCGCGTGGACCAGACGCCGCGCCCGATGAAGCCCACCAGCCTCGGGCTCGAGGTGCCGGCGCTCGCGCGCGTGGGCGAGCCGCTGCAGCTTCGCTTCAAGGCGCCCTACCGCGGCCGCGTGCTGCTCACCGCGGAGACGGACCACCTGCTCGCCTCCGAGTGGCGCCAGGTGGAGCCCGGGGAGGTGACGTGGACCTTCACGCCCCAGGCCTTCGCGCCCAACGTGTACGTGAGCGCCTTCCTCGTGAAGGACCCGCACCTCGAGTCGAAGGAGGCCTTCCTGCCGGACCGCGCCTTCGGCGTGAGCAGCGTACCGGTGGAGCCCACCGCCTTCACCCAGCGCGTGAAGCTGCAGGTGCCCGCGGAGGTGCGCTCGGGGCAGGAGCTGGAGGTGGGACTCGAGCTGGGGCCGCAGGAGGGCCCCACGGTCGCGACGGTGGCGGTGGTGGACGAAGGCATCCTCTCGCTCACGCGCTTCCAGAGCCCCGACCCGCTCAAGGCGCTCTTCGCCAAGCGCGCGCTGGCGGTGGAGACCTACGAGACGCTGGGCTGGACGCTGCTCCTGCCCCCACAGGGCGCGAGCCGCAGCACCGGCGGTGACGAGGGCGGCGAGGGCGCGGGGGGCCGCGTGCAGCCGGTGAAGCCGGTGTCCCTGTGGAGCGGCGTGGTGGAGGTGCCCGCGAGCGGCAAGGCGCAGGTGCGCTTCAAGCTCCCGCAGTACCGCGGCCAGCTGCGGGTGATGGCCGTGACGGCGGGCCCGCAGCGCGTGGGGCGCGCGAGCGCGGCAGTGCGGGTGAGCGACCCGCTGGTGCTGCAGGCCACGCTGCCGCGCTTCCTCTCGCAGGGAGACCAGGTGCAGGTGCCGGTGTTCGTGACGAACCTGAGCGGCAAGGCGCAGGACGTCACCGTGCGCATCAGCGCGGAGAGCCTGGACACCCCGGGCCTGCAGCCGCTGGGCACCCGCGAGAGCCCGCTGCAGCTGGTGGGAAAGAGCGAGGGGCGCGTGCGGCTGGAGAACGGCAAGGCCGCGACGCTCGTCTTCCAGGCGCGCGCGGCGCAGGCGATGGGCGCGGCAAAGCTGCGCGTCACGGCGAGCGGCGGCGGCTTCACCTCACAGGAGGAGCTGGACGTGCCCTTCCTCCCCGCGGGGCCGCGCGAGCGGCGCGTGCAGCGCATCGAGCTCGCGGAAGGCACGCTGGAGCTCGCGCCCTCCCTGCAGGGCTGGCTGCCCACGAGCGAGCGCAGCACGCTGTGGGTGACCACCCACCCCTACGCCGAGAGCCTGCAGCACCTGAGCTACCTCGTGCACTACCCCTACGGCTGCATCGAGCAGACCACCAGCAGCACCCGGCCGCTGCTCTACGTCTCGGGGCTGCTGGACAGCATCGACCCCACGCTCACCGCGGGCCGCACGCTCGAGGAGATGGTGCAGGCGGGCCTCGCGCGCATCCTCTCCATGCAGACGCCCTCGGGCGGCTTCGGCTACTGGCCCGGCGACAGCGAGCCCGTCGCCTGGGGCAGCGCCTACGCGACGCACCTGCTGCTGGATGCGAAGGAGGCGGGCTACGCGGTGCCGCAGGAGCGCCTGGACGAGGCGCTCGCGTACCTCGGCCGCGAGCTCACGCGCGCCGAGTCGCGCCGCGGCGCGCTGCTGGACGGCCACTATGCCCAGGATGCCGAGCCCTACCTGCACTACGTGCTGAGCATGGCCGGCAAGGGGCGCAAGGCGCGCATCCAGAAGCTGGTGGAGGCGTACGCGCAGAAGCCCGCGGCGCACCCGGGGGAGGAGGGCGAGCGGCAGGAGCAGCTGTACATGCTCCAGGCGGCGCTCTACCGCGCCGGGGACAGGCGCTACGAGAGTGCGCTGCGCCACCCGGACGCGAGCCGCGTGACGGACGTGCGCAGCAACGGCTGGAGCTTCTACTCCGACCGGCGCCGCCGCGGCTTCATGCTCTCCACCTTCCACGACCTCTTCGGCAACGACCCCGGCGGCGAGCCGCTCGCGCGCAGCGTGGCGGAGGGACTCCAGGGCCAGCGCAGCGGCGGGTACACCACGCAGGAGCTGGTGTGGGGCGTCACCGGCCTGGGCAAGTGGGTGCAGAAGGGGGCCACGCACTTCACCCCGCCCGTGCTCAGCGCGGGGGGCAAGGCGCTCGCGCCGCAGGAGAACAAGCGCGCACGCAGCTCGGATCGCACGTGGTCGCTCGCCCGCGCGAGCGAGCGCCCCGAGCTGAAGCTGCAGGTGAAGGAGAAGGGGGAGGGTGCGCTCTACCTCGTGGTCGCGAGTGACGGCGTGCGCGCGGACGGCCAGTACCGCTACGGCGGCGAGGGGCTCAGCGTGCGGCGCACCTACCGCACCCTGAAGGGCGACGTGGTGCAGCCGACGAGCGGCGGCGTCGCACTCGCGGACCTGCTCTACGTGGAGGTGGAGCTGGAGAACCGCAGCGGCGAGCGCATCCAGAACATCGCGCTGGTGGACCGGCTGCCGGCCGGCTGGGAGCTCGAGAATGCCCGGCTGGGCCGCGGCGGCGGCGTGGAGTGGGCCCAGCCGGAGCAACAGTGGAAGGTGGACGCGCTGAACCTGCGCGACGACCGCGTGGAGGTGTTCGGCGCGCTCGAGGCCCGCGAGAAGCGCAAGGTCATCTACGCGGTGCGCGCCGTCACCGCCGGCCACTTCACCCTGCCGCCGGTGGAGGCCGAGGCCATGTACGACCCGCGCATCTGGGCGCGCGCGCCCGGCGGCGAGGTGGAGGTGACCGGGCCCTGGAAGGACTTCCTCCTCTAG
- the pbpC gene encoding penicillin-binding protein 1C, whose translation MRRPLRTAALALGALLALAGSAVALAFALPLPARLSEAHSVVVEYRDGTPAHVFLAPDGRWRVPTELARLDPAYVPALLALEDGRFRLHPGVDPLAVVRALWLNVTRARRVSGASTLTLQLVRVLEPRPRTLRSKAVEALRALQLELRLSKDQLLAAYLQFVPYGRNVEGVEAASLAYFGHTARHLSPAEMATLLAVPQAPARRYPAPPNAQRLRAARDEVARRLLEAGALPLGPPGPSGVMARADVILAEVRATPLPPHLAPFPREAPHAAAWLRAAHPGVTRLQTTLDAGSQRLAERALQGAAADLHARGIHNGAAVVVEHRTGEVRALVGNFDFFDARGGQLPGFATPRSPGSTLKPLLYALAIDEGLANPEQLVPDVPAAYGTYAPRNFDGRFQGLVRLEEALSQSLNLPFVRLLQRLGVEPFLGVLRRAGVESLVPEPGHYGLSAAVGGLALTPLELAGLYAALAEDGRARPLRVLAGAPAGRTEALFSPGAAWLTRRALSLKDRPDFPARGRFTGLPPQVHWKTGTSFGHRDAWAAGSGPEHSVVVWLGNFDNAPSSHLVGADAAGPLLFELLEALGPRGRTAAPPAPRDLVQVEVCAYSGYVPGPGCRERKGVLALASHVPTERCPYHREVEVDRASGLALTPACRVGRETEARVYLTWPASIRRWLAEQHRLLPEPPAWAAGCAPGAGRPPEIVSPAAGQVALLLPGVPADAQELPLEAEVEGGTGELTWFVDGARVGSAPADERLWWRPSPGSHEVLVTDARGQSARRLLVVRERR comes from the coding sequence ATGCGTCGCCCCCTTCGCACTGCGGCACTCGCACTCGGGGCGCTCCTGGCACTCGCCGGGAGCGCCGTGGCGCTGGCCTTCGCGCTGCCCCTGCCAGCGCGCCTCTCCGAGGCGCACTCGGTGGTGGTGGAGTACCGCGACGGCACGCCCGCGCACGTCTTCCTCGCACCGGACGGGCGCTGGCGGGTGCCCACCGAGCTCGCGCGGTTGGACCCCGCGTACGTGCCCGCGCTGCTCGCGCTGGAGGACGGGCGCTTCCGCCTCCACCCGGGGGTGGACCCGCTCGCCGTGGTGCGCGCCCTCTGGCTCAACGTCACGCGCGCCCGGCGCGTCTCGGGCGCCTCCACGCTCACCCTGCAGCTGGTGCGCGTGCTGGAGCCGCGCCCGCGCACCTTGCGCTCGAAGGCGGTGGAGGCGCTGCGCGCGCTGCAGCTGGAGCTGCGGCTCTCGAAGGACCAGCTGCTCGCCGCGTACCTGCAGTTCGTCCCCTACGGGCGCAACGTGGAGGGCGTCGAGGCGGCCTCGCTCGCCTACTTCGGCCACACCGCGCGCCACCTCAGTCCCGCCGAGATGGCCACGCTGCTCGCCGTGCCGCAGGCGCCTGCGCGCCGCTACCCGGCGCCCCCGAACGCGCAGCGCCTGCGCGCCGCGCGGGACGAGGTGGCGCGCCGTCTTCTCGAGGCGGGGGCGCTGCCCCTCGGGCCCCCGGGGCCTTCCGGTGTGATGGCCCGCGCGGACGTGATTCTCGCCGAGGTGAGGGCCACGCCGCTGCCCCCGCACCTCGCCCCCTTCCCGCGCGAGGCGCCGCACGCCGCCGCGTGGCTGCGCGCCGCGCACCCGGGCGTCACCCGCCTGCAGACCACGCTGGACGCGGGCAGCCAGCGCCTCGCCGAGCGCGCGCTGCAGGGCGCCGCAGCCGACCTGCACGCGCGCGGCATCCACAACGGAGCCGCCGTGGTGGTGGAGCACCGCACGGGCGAGGTGCGCGCGCTCGTCGGCAACTTCGACTTCTTCGACGCGCGCGGCGGACAGCTGCCGGGCTTCGCCACGCCCCGCTCGCCGGGCTCCACCCTCAAGCCCCTGCTCTACGCGCTGGCCATCGACGAGGGGCTCGCGAACCCCGAGCAGCTCGTGCCGGACGTGCCGGCCGCCTACGGCACCTACGCGCCGCGCAACTTCGACGGGCGCTTCCAGGGGCTGGTGCGCCTGGAGGAGGCGCTCTCGCAGTCCCTGAACCTGCCCTTCGTGCGGCTGCTGCAGCGGCTCGGCGTGGAGCCCTTCCTCGGCGTGCTGCGGCGCGCGGGCGTGGAGAGCCTCGTGCCCGAGCCGGGGCACTACGGCCTCTCGGCCGCGGTGGGCGGGCTCGCGCTCACGCCGCTGGAGCTCGCCGGCCTCTACGCCGCGCTCGCCGAGGACGGGCGCGCGCGCCCCCTGCGCGTGCTGGCCGGAGCGCCTGCCGGGCGCACCGAGGCGCTGTTCAGCCCCGGCGCGGCCTGGCTCACCCGGCGCGCGCTCTCGCTCAAGGACCGGCCGGACTTCCCCGCGCGCGGGCGCTTCACCGGCCTTCCGCCCCAGGTGCACTGGAAGACGGGCACCAGCTTCGGGCACCGCGACGCGTGGGCCGCGGGCTCCGGGCCCGAGCACTCGGTGGTGGTGTGGCTGGGCAACTTCGACAACGCCCCCAGCAGCCACCTGGTGGGCGCGGACGCCGCGGGCCCGCTGCTCTTCGAGCTGCTCGAGGCGCTGGGGCCCCGCGGGCGCACCGCAGCGCCGCCCGCGCCCCGGGACCTGGTCCAGGTAGAGGTGTGCGCGTACTCGGGCTACGTGCCGGGGCCTGGCTGCCGCGAGCGCAAGGGCGTGCTCGCGCTCGCGAGCCACGTGCCCACCGAGCGCTGCCCCTACCACCGCGAGGTGGAGGTGGACCGCGCGAGCGGGCTCGCGCTCACGCCCGCCTGCCGCGTGGGCCGCGAGACGGAGGCGCGCGTGTACCTCACCTGGCCCGCGAGCATCCGGCGCTGGCTCGCCGAGCAGCACCGGCTGCTGCCCGAGCCGCCCGCCTGGGCCGCGGGGTGCGCGCCGGGCGCGGGCCGGCCGCCGGAGATCGTCTCTCCCGCGGCAGGGCAGGTGGCGCTGCTGCTTCCCGGCGTCCCGGCGGACGCGCAGGAGCTCCCGCTGGAGGCCGAGGTGGAGGGAGGCACCGGCGAGCTCACCTGGTTCGTGGACGGCGCGCGGGTGGGCTCGGCGCCCGCGGACGAGCGGCTGTGGTGGCGCCCCTCGCCCGGGAGCCACGAGGTGCTGGTGACGGACGCGCGCGGCCAGAGCGCGCGCCGCCTCCTGGTGGTGCGCGAGCGGCGCTGA
- a CDS encoding CotH kinase family protein has protein sequence MSSRLFTVAALCALLAACGPDAPAPAPSVPAPSPNDPAHPTPAQPTPADPTQPTQPELPEAQRPFVLPPLQTEVQEYELEMPPELLQRFKDDTSTPEQPAVFRAGGVSYPVMIRLRGASARYLEKKSWNVSFSDTKFEGRGSLNLVAEFQDATMLAEKLAFDLLAAMRVPASRAKYVRLKINGQYEGVYLDIEQVSKAFLKAHAFADTDATIYRCGWRDCEFKLPEDKAAYQGQWVKKTNVTGSINEVIPELDRVLHTINRAPEPGFPDALAQQLELESYLRVLVNDVLVSNDYIEDSESYFVYDARTKRWSYVPWDLNNADSRWWYTVGIEQDGEDPYYKHPLFNHTPLDPVVQSRYLERAKYDYPGYGPNFSNLATRVVMNPTLRARLIALLDKALAEVFTPEVMNARIAAIHQLLDPHMKADPYMAEDFLIDLNAGSGEAPNRVLHHGYRKFVAGQDQLQRYVAKRRTFIQQELARYRGYPLGLTLEAVDPAAGWVELMNRGSAPASLAGMKVTSRLRDPFGANLPERTLAPGEKLRLGAAELGITLAPGGGELGLFTGTSAAGMKDCLFYGPLPAGQRYVRSDADPTLWELQ, from the coding sequence ATGTCCTCTCGCCTCTTCACCGTCGCCGCGCTCTGCGCGCTGCTCGCTGCGTGCGGTCCGGACGCGCCTGCGCCGGCGCCCTCCGTGCCCGCGCCCTCTCCGAACGACCCCGCGCACCCCACGCCGGCGCAGCCCACGCCGGCCGATCCCACCCAGCCCACGCAGCCCGAGCTCCCGGAGGCGCAGCGCCCCTTCGTGCTGCCGCCGCTGCAGACGGAGGTGCAGGAGTACGAGCTGGAGATGCCGCCGGAGCTGCTGCAGCGCTTCAAGGACGACACGAGCACGCCGGAGCAGCCGGCCGTCTTCCGCGCCGGCGGCGTGAGCTACCCGGTGATGATCCGCCTGCGCGGCGCCTCGGCGCGCTACCTGGAGAAGAAGAGCTGGAACGTGTCCTTCAGCGACACGAAGTTCGAGGGGCGCGGCAGCCTCAACCTGGTGGCCGAGTTCCAGGACGCGACGATGCTCGCGGAGAAGCTCGCCTTCGACCTGCTCGCCGCGATGCGGGTGCCCGCGAGCCGGGCGAAGTACGTGCGGCTGAAGATCAACGGCCAGTACGAGGGCGTGTACCTGGACATCGAGCAGGTGAGCAAAGCCTTCCTCAAGGCCCACGCCTTCGCGGACACGGACGCGACCATCTACCGCTGCGGCTGGCGCGACTGCGAGTTCAAGCTCCCCGAGGACAAGGCCGCGTACCAGGGCCAGTGGGTGAAGAAGACCAACGTCACCGGCAGCATCAACGAGGTCATCCCCGAGCTGGACCGCGTGCTGCACACCATCAACCGTGCGCCCGAGCCGGGCTTCCCCGACGCGCTCGCCCAGCAGCTGGAGCTCGAGAGCTACCTGCGCGTGCTCGTCAACGACGTGCTCGTCTCCAACGACTACATCGAGGACTCGGAGAGCTACTTCGTCTACGACGCGCGCACGAAGCGCTGGAGCTACGTGCCCTGGGACCTGAACAACGCGGACTCGCGCTGGTGGTACACCGTGGGCATCGAGCAGGACGGCGAGGACCCGTACTACAAGCACCCGCTCTTCAACCACACCCCGCTGGATCCGGTGGTGCAGAGCCGCTACCTCGAGCGCGCGAAGTACGACTACCCCGGCTACGGCCCCAACTTCAGCAACCTCGCCACCCGCGTGGTGATGAACCCCACGCTGCGCGCCCGGCTCATCGCGCTGCTGGACAAGGCGCTCGCCGAGGTCTTCACCCCCGAGGTGATGAACGCGCGCATCGCCGCCATCCACCAGCTGCTGGACCCGCACATGAAGGCGGACCCGTACATGGCCGAGGACTTCCTCATCGACCTCAACGCCGGCTCCGGCGAGGCCCCCAACCGCGTGCTGCACCACGGCTACCGCAAGTTCGTGGCGGGGCAGGACCAGCTGCAGCGCTACGTGGCCAAGCGCCGCACCTTCATCCAGCAGGAGCTCGCGCGCTACCGCGGCTATCCGCTGGGCCTCACCCTGGAGGCCGTGGACCCCGCGGCCGGCTGGGTGGAGCTGATGAACCGCGGCAGCGCGCCCGCCTCGCTCGCCGGGATGAAGGTCACCTCGCGCCTGCGCGACCCCTTCGGCGCGAACCTCCCCGAGCGCACGCTCGCGCCCGGTGAGAAGCTGCGCCTCGGCGCCGCGGAGCTGGGCATCACGCTCGCGCCCGGGGGCGGTGAGCTGGGCCTGTTCACCGGCACCAGCGCCGCCGGGATGAAGGACTGCCTCTTCTACGGCCCGCTCCCCGCGGGCCAGCGCTACGTGCGCAGCGACGCGGACCCCACGCTCTGGGAGCTGCAGTAG